A stretch of DNA from Bradyrhizobium algeriense:
CGAGACCGAAGCGTTGCTGCTGGAAGCCAATCTGATCAAGCAGTTGCGGCCGCGCTTCAACGTGCAACTGCGCGACGACAAGTCGTTTCCCTACATCCTGATATCAGGCGACCATTGGGCGCCGCAGATCCTCAAGCATCGCGGCGCGCAAACCAGGCCTGGGCGATATTTCGGGCCGTTCGCATCCGCCGGCGCCGTCAACCGCACCATCACGGCGCTGCAGCGCGCCTTCCTGATCCGCTCCTGCACCGATGGCTTCTTCGAAAGCCGCACCCGGCCGTGCCTGCTGTACCAGATCCGCCGCTGCTCGGGCCCCTGCACGCGGGAGATCGACTTCCCCAGCTATAGCGAGCTGGTGCGCGAGGCGAACGATTTCCTTTCCGGCCGCAGCCACGCCGTGAAGGAGCTGCTCGCCGGCGAGATGGAGAAGGCGTCCAACGAGCTCGAATTCGAGACCGCAGCACTCTACCGCGATCGCCTCGCTGCGCTGTCGGCGATCCAGTCGCAGCAGGGCATCAATCCACGCACCGTGGAGGAAGCCGATGTGTTCGCGATCCATCAAGAAGGCGGCTATTCCTGCGTGGAGGTGTTCTTCTTCCGCACCGGCCAGAACTGGGGCAACCGCGCCTATTTCCCGCGCGCGGAGAAGTCGTTCACGCCAGAGGAGGTGCTGGCCTCGTTCCTCGCGCAATTCTACGACGACAAGCCGCCGCCGAAACTCATCTTGCTGTCGCACGAGATCGAGGAATCATCACTGCTTGCCGACGCGCTTTGCGTGAAGGCCGGCTACAAGGTCGAAGTCTCGGTGCCGAAGCGCGGCGAGAAAAAGGAATTGGTCGCGCATGCGCTGACCAACGCCCGCGAGGCGCTTGGCCGCAAGCTCGCCGATACGGCGACGCAGAGCAGGCTGCTGGAAGGGATGGCGACCACGCTCGCACTGCCGCAGGTGCCGAAGCGCATCGAGGTCTACGACAACAGCCACATCCAGGGCGCTAACGCCGTCGGCGCGATGATCGTGGCGGGGCCGGATGGGTTCATCAAGAACCAGTACCGCAAGTTCAACATCAAGTCCGAGGGACTGACGCCGGGCGACGACTACGCGATGATGCGCGAGGTGCTGGAACGGCGCTTCAAGCGGCTGTTGAAGCCGCCGGAGGGCGACGCCGCGAAGGCGAAGGCCGACGATGATTCGTTTCCGCAATGGCCCGACCTCGTCATCATCGACGGCGGCCGCGGCCAGCTCAACGCCGTCAGGGAGATTTTCGAGGGTCTCGGACTTACCCAGGTCTCCCTCATGGCCGTGGCCAAAGGCCCGGACCGCGACGCCGGGCGCGAAACCCTGTTCATGCCGGACCGTGAAGCCATCAAGCTCGAGCCGCGCGATCCCGTGCTGTATTTCATCCAGCGGCTGCGCGACGAGGCGCATCGCTTCGTGATCGGCTCGCACCGCAAACTGCGGAAAAAAGACATCCGGGAAGCCGGCCTGCAGGAAATCCCGGGCATCGGCCCGTCACGCAAACGTGCCTTGCTGCATCACTTCGGAACGCTGAAGGAGATCGAGCGGGCTTCGATCGCGGACCTCGGCAAGGTTCCAGGCGTTAGCGCCGAAAGCGCCCGCAAGATTTTCGAGTTTTTCCATGCGCAGCCGGGTTGAGGGACCTCGAATCGAGAGGCATGTCATTTGGGCGTCGCCTGCGACAGATGATCTAGGTCCGCACGGTTGACCTTCACGCTCCAGCGGTATTGGTAAGACGGATGAACATCGCAACAACCAGGGGACAGGGCAAAACCCTGTCCGTGCCGAATATTCTGACCTACGCCCGCATTGCCGCCATTCCGGTGGTGGTC
This window harbors:
- the uvrC gene encoding excinuclease ABC subunit UvrC, which produces MDHDSTDHPKSPSKARRGSQSDLPPQDLTADVDPATSAAEEDDEGRLPEAPEESAEVIAEGPLAVGHAAIENAVRLAPTSPGVYRMLNAGSDVLYVGKAKNVRKRLASYARVNAPLPARILRMIAATVTVEIVSTTTETEALLLEANLIKQLRPRFNVQLRDDKSFPYILISGDHWAPQILKHRGAQTRPGRYFGPFASAGAVNRTITALQRAFLIRSCTDGFFESRTRPCLLYQIRRCSGPCTREIDFPSYSELVREANDFLSGRSHAVKELLAGEMEKASNELEFETAALYRDRLAALSAIQSQQGINPRTVEEADVFAIHQEGGYSCVEVFFFRTGQNWGNRAYFPRAEKSFTPEEVLASFLAQFYDDKPPPKLILLSHEIEESSLLADALCVKAGYKVEVSVPKRGEKKELVAHALTNAREALGRKLADTATQSRLLEGMATTLALPQVPKRIEVYDNSHIQGANAVGAMIVAGPDGFIKNQYRKFNIKSEGLTPGDDYAMMREVLERRFKRLLKPPEGDAAKAKADDDSFPQWPDLVIIDGGRGQLNAVREIFEGLGLTQVSLMAVAKGPDRDAGRETLFMPDREAIKLEPRDPVLYFIQRLRDEAHRFVIGSHRKLRKKDIREAGLQEIPGIGPSRKRALLHHFGTLKEIERASIADLGKVPGVSAESARKIFEFFHAQPG